The following coding sequences are from one Clarias gariepinus isolate MV-2021 ecotype Netherlands chromosome 19, CGAR_prim_01v2, whole genome shotgun sequence window:
- the LOC128507632 gene encoding vitelline membrane outer layer protein 1-like, whose translation MGFVLRIVYCLLVLSFGQFMRLSNGQRPYRNKIKVSNGGSWGSWGHREMCPFGTYATGFILKVEEALGHGDDTALNGIALLCSRPELGTLSYITVQSDVGSWGTWTQNIWCRGGVLKSFQLLVEGWQGVGDDTAANNIRFRCSSEEIITGNGMSWGEWGRWSASCDGTAICGIQTRVEPPQDPGDNTSLNDVQFYCCY comes from the exons ATGGGTTTTGTGCTCAGAATTGTTTACTGTCTGCTTGTTCTCTCTTTTGGGCAGTTCATGAGACTTAGTAATGGGCAGAGACCATATAGGAACAAGATTAAAGTTAGTAATGGAGGGAGTTGGGGCTCATGGGGACATCGAGAAATGTGTCCCTTTGGAACCTATGCTACAGGCTTCATTCTCAAA GTTGAAGAAGCATTAGGACATGGGGATGACACAGCTTTAAATGGCATTGCCCTTCTCTGCAGCAGACCTGAATTGGGTACTCTGTCCTACATTACAGTCCAGTCTGATGTAGGGAG CTGGGGGACTTGGACACAGAATATTTGGTGCAGAGGTGGAGTTTTAAAGTCATTTCAGCTACTCGTAGAAGGCTGGCAAGGAGTTGGTGATGATACTGCTGCCAACAACATAAG atttaggtGCAGCTCAGAAGAAATAATTACTGGCAATGGCATGTCCTGGGGAGAATGGGGTAGATGGAGCGCTTCGTGTGATGGGACAGCGATTTGTGGAATCCAGACGAGAGTTGAGCCTCCCCAGGATCCTGGAGACAACACCTCTCTTAATGATGTCCAATTTTATTGTTGCTACTAA